A stretch of DNA from Patescibacteria group bacterium:
AACATTAAAAAGATTATCCTGATTAGTTATGAAAAAAATTTTTTCAAGAGGAACAATTTCGCGCGCGCGCAAAAAAGTTTCTTGTAGCAAAGATTTATTGTTATATAATTTTAAAAATTGTTTTGGAAAATTTTTTCTGCTTAAAGGCCAAAGCCGAGTTCCAGACCCTCCGCAAAGAATTAAATTGTACATAAGATAAAATTTTAGCCAAAGGCTAATCAGCCTCTAGCTAACAAAATTCCCTGCATGCCGGCAGGAAAACTATAACTAAAATTTTTTATAAAGAATTATTTATTTTTAATTTAACTGAATATTAAGGCTCTTGTCAAGCAAAAATTAGATAAATTTTTTAATATTTAGATATTTTAGTGAAAAAGCATTGACATTTTTAATAATTATGGTATATTTAGTATCAGTTCTTAAGAAATATAATAAATATAATAAAAGGAGGTAAAAAACAAAAATAGGAAATGTTGGTAAAAAAAATTTAAAAATAGGAGAAAAAAGATGAAAAAAGGATTTTTTTGTTTAGCGATTTTTTTGTTTTTTGCGGTATCTGCCGTTGCTATGCAGATTCCGACAAATGGAACAGGCAACCAAACAGCTACCCTTGGGTTTGAGGACATCGGAACAAGCATCTACGGTCATATCCCAGATGGGTATGGCGGATTGAATTGGGACAATTTTGGCTATATGTCCGCTAACTATATTTCTGGATATGAGATTGAAGGAAATTATTCCGCCTTTAATTACGGGGGAAATGTCGCTTATGTGACAAGAGAAACAATAAGCGATCCTTTTACTTTTCAAAGCGCTTATTTTAAAGGCGCGTGGAATCCTCTAGATATAGCAATAACAGCTTATTCTTCCGAAGGATATCCTGTTTTTGAGGAAACAATTGTTGTGGACGTAGATTCCTCATCGTTGTTTTCTCCTCAATTGGATTGGGATAATATTGTTGGACTATCTTTTTATCCTTCTTTGGGCGCTGGGGTAACAGATTCGCGCAATCGTACCCATTTTGGAATGGACGAGTTCACTTTCTCGTCATCCTCAAGTAATTCCAATCCGGTGCCAGAGCCGGCAACAATCATTCTCGTCGGATCAGGGCTTGCTGGATTTGGTTTTATCCAAAGAAGAAAAGCAAAAAAAGCAAGAGAAAAATAACATATTTAAGCTCTTCAAAGTAATAAGATCTCCCCCTCTATTTTTTAAAAGAGGGGGAATTTTTTTTGAAAAAAAATGGACAAAAATAAAAAAATAATTTATAATAATAAGCAGTTAATTTACTAATAAAAACATTTATGGGTCGCCGTCCAAAAAATAGAACAATTATTAAAAGAAAAAAAAGAATGAAACCGCCGCAACTTTTGCGCGGAATGAAAGATATAATTTCCCAAGAGCAGGTTTATTGGGATTATATAAAAGAGAATGCTGAAAAAATAGCAAAAGATTACGGATTTAAAAAAATAGACACTCCTATTTTAGAAAATACTTCTTTGTTTGTCCGCAGCACAGGGAAAGATACTGACATAGTTGAAAAAGAAATGTTTTCTTTTATTGATGAAGGAGGGGATAATGTTTCTTTGAAGCCTGAATTAACGCCTGGAATTGCCAGGGCTTATATTGAGCATGGAATGGTAAATTTGCCGCAGCCTGTAAAACTTTTCAGCATAGCCCCTGTTTTTAGAAGAGAAAGGCCCCAAGCGGGAAGAGGCAGACAGCACTATCAGTTTGATTTAGAAATTATAGGCGACAAAGACTATATTATAGAAGCGCAGTTATTGCTGATAGCTTATAAATTTTACAGCATTTTAGGAATTAACATAAATATAAAAATTAACAGTATTGGCTGTATGGAATGTAGCCCTCAGTATAAGGAAAATTTAGTCGCTTATTTAAAGAGTAAAAAAACTAAACTATGTGCTGTTTGCAAAAAAAGGGTTACTAAAAATCCTTTAAGAGTTTTGGATTGCAAAGAAGAAAAATGCCAAAAAGCGATTGAAGACGCTCCGCAAATAGTTGACTGGCTTTGCAGTGATTGCAAAAAACATTTTACAAAAGTTTTAGAATGCGCTGACGAGCTTGATATCCCTTATGAATATGATCCATATTTGGTAAGAGGGCTTGATTATTATACAAGAACTGTTTTTGAAATTTGGCCCGCGAATATTGAAGGCGCCGGATTCAGGCAGTCTGCACTAGGAGGAGGCGGGCGCTATGATGATTTAATGGTTAACTTGGGCGGAAGAGATGTTCCTGCTTGCGGGATGGGGTTAGGAGTAGAAAGAGCAATTCTTAAATTAAAAGAGAATAAAATTGAAGTAAAAAAGAAAAGCAAAATTGAAGTTTTTGTCGCTCAGCTTGGAGAAAAGGCGCGGGTAAAAGCGTTATGGCTTTTTGAAAATTTAAGGACAGAGGGCATTAAAGTCGCTGAAAATTTTTCAAAAGGAAGCTTGCGCGGGCAGTTGGATTTGGCAAATAAATTAGGCGCTAAAGTTACTTTAATAATTGGGCAAAAAGAGGTGCTTGACGGCACAATTTTAATTCGCGATATGAACAGCGGGATTCAAGAAGAAGTTGATTTTTCTAAAATAATAAAAGAAGTAAAAAAAAGA
This window harbors:
- a CDS encoding PEP-CTERM sorting domain-containing protein; translated protein: MKKGFFCLAIFLFFAVSAVAMQIPTNGTGNQTATLGFEDIGTSIYGHIPDGYGGLNWDNFGYMSANYISGYEIEGNYSAFNYGGNVAYVTRETISDPFTFQSAYFKGAWNPLDIAITAYSSEGYPVFEETIVVDVDSSSLFSPQLDWDNIVGLSFYPSLGAGVTDSRNRTHFGMDEFTFSSSSSNSNPVPEPATIILVGSGLAGFGFIQRRKAKKAREK
- the hisS gene encoding histidine--tRNA ligase, with the translated sequence MGRRPKNRTIIKRKKRMKPPQLLRGMKDIISQEQVYWDYIKENAEKIAKDYGFKKIDTPILENTSLFVRSTGKDTDIVEKEMFSFIDEGGDNVSLKPELTPGIARAYIEHGMVNLPQPVKLFSIAPVFRRERPQAGRGRQHYQFDLEIIGDKDYIIEAQLLLIAYKFYSILGININIKINSIGCMECSPQYKENLVAYLKSKKTKLCAVCKKRVTKNPLRVLDCKEEKCQKAIEDAPQIVDWLCSDCKKHFTKVLECADELDIPYEYDPYLVRGLDYYTRTVFEIWPANIEGAGFRQSALGGGGRYDDLMVNLGGRDVPACGMGLGVERAILKLKENKIEVKKKSKIEVFVAQLGEKARVKALWLFENLRTEGIKVAENFSKGSLRGQLDLANKLGAKVTLIIGQKEVLDGTILIRDMNSGIQEEVDFSKIIKEVKKRIKK